One Diabrotica virgifera virgifera chromosome 3, PGI_DIABVI_V3a genomic window carries:
- the LOC126882727 gene encoding 52 kDa repressor of the inhibitor of the protein kinase-like — protein sequence MTSLKDRFLSHKDILRGLDNFVPANSVKKQYEDLRPALEFYKDDLRSSNNFILEAEYNLWKTHWQTFAADKLPKSALDTLRNMDWDMFPNIKILLTILAVIPVTTSSVERSFSTLKRLKNYLRNSTGEERLTMLTLLTVHRDIPVNIEDVINEFNSSTTRRLSLS from the coding sequence ATGACATCCCTAAAAGACAGATTTTTAAGTCACAAGGATATATTAAGAGGGCTTGATAATTTTGTGCCCGCTAACTCTGTCAAAAAACAATATGAGGACCTAAGACCTGCATTAGAGTTTTACAAAGATGATCTGCGGAGTTCAAACAATTTCATTCTGGAAGCGGAGTACAATCTATGGAAAACTCACTGGCAGACATTTGCAGCAGATAAGTTACCCAAAAGTGCGCTAGATACCCTTAGAAACATGGACTGGGACATGTTTcctaatattaaaattttattaaccaTTCTCGCCGTAATCCCAGTTACAACAAGTTCAGTAGAACGATCATTTTCAACGTTGAAGAGGCTGAAAAACTACCTCCGGAATTCTACTGGGGAAGAAAGATTAACAATGTTAACACTACTAACCGTCCACCGAGATATACCAGTAAATATAGAGGATGTCATCAACGAGTTCAACAGTTCAACAACCAGAAGATTAAGTCTTTCGTGA